The window TTCCGCGTCCGGCAGGATGTCGATGGAAAAGCCTCCATCCGGTACATTAAAATGCATGAGCCGGAGAGCGTTCTTCGCCACTTCGGCAAGCTGCCTTGTTTCCCCGGCCAAACGGGTCAAGACCCCGGCGCCCCCCTCGGCTGCCTCATAAAAAAGAATTGCCCTGCGGTTATCCGCATCGGGCAGGGCCTCGGCCATCATTTCCGATTCCTCTATCTGGAAGCTCTGCTCGATGCCACGTTTCAGCGCAGCCTGCAGGGTGGCCATGGCATTGGCATCAAGTGGCCGGGATGGGGTCAGGATGAGAATATTCCGATGGTCTTCCACAAAAGGCACAATGCGCTGGGGCGAAACCTTGTTCAACATGGTGTCTTCCAGGCCTTCCCCGCTCTGTTCCTCTTCCGGGTTTTCCTGTTTACTCCATACTCCGGAGATCGGGTTGATATAAAAGCCGAGCTGATTTTTGTCGCGGCGCCGGCGCCAGCCCCGGTTAATACGCCAGATACGGGCGGCTGGCGCATAGGTAAGAGTGGCGATTTGCTCATCACCCAGCAGTACCGTGGCCTCGGTCTTCTGGATCAAGCCGTCCGGGCCAGGGAGAAAGCGATAGGCGGTCTGCAACTCAAAGCCCTGGCGCTGGCGTTCTTCGTCATTGACGGAAATGCGTTCCACCGGAATTGTCTCCACGGTCTCAATGCGGTAGAGACTGTTTATCCTGCCCTGATCGGTGAGCGGCGTGCCGCAGTTATCGCAGACATTATTGAGAGGATCAGGGGAACTCTCCTCACCCATGTGGCCATGGCCGCAATGAGCGCAGATGCGGGCGGAAACCGTGGCCAGGGTGGTGTCGGCGGTCACATGGTCGGCGGCGCTGACATTAAGTTTGGCGCGAATGACCCGGTAGGTCCGGCCTTCGTGGTAGATGAGGCTGCGGGGACCGAACTCGGACAAAGCCAGGAAGCGTGGACGGCTGACCATGTTGCCTTCGTCCTCCTTGCCGGAACTTGAGCCACCCCGGCCGGGGATCCAGGCCATGAGCGGCAGGCGCGGGAAGTTGTAACCGGGGAGAAATCCCTGGCTGGCAAGATAGCGGTAAGTGTAAAAATCAGAATTCTGGGTATTGCCGGACTTCAGCAGCATAGCATATTGCCGTGCTGCATCGCCATAGCGGCGTCGGGCGTTTTCACGCTCGCCATGCTTGACCGCGTGGCTCTTGACCACAGCGTCGGCCAGGTCCATCTGTTTGCGGGTGGCATCAAAGAGATTACGCCAGCGGTCCAGAGCGCGATTGAAGGTGTCAGCCGCCTGGGAAATGACCTGCTCGACATAGCGTTCATTGAACCAGGGAGCTGCTTCAGGGCTTAATTCGTTTTCGACTTCGGCGATAACCTGCCGGGCATGGGCAAGCCCCCTAGTCTGCACCGCGGGATCGGCGAAACAGGCGCGCAGTTCGTCCCTGATGGGTTTTTCGTCCTTTTCCAGATCGAGCAGCGGGGCAATGCTGGTGTCGAGCTGATGTTCCACATTGGCAAGCCACACTGCGTGCAGATGGCTTTCCACGAGATCACGGTTGGCAAGGTCAAGAGTAGGCGGTTTGACCACGCCATGCACCATATGGGGGGCATGGCGGAAGAACCACTGGTCGTGCGGGCTCTGCGCCGCACAGTAGGTGATCACCAGGGCTGGTTGCCCGGACCGACCGGCGCGGCCGCTGCGCTGGGCATAATTGGCCGGTGTCGGTGGGACGTTGCGGAGATAGACGGTATTCAGGGCGGAGATATCCACCCCAAGTTCCATGGTCGGGGAACAGAACAGGACCGGCAGGCGCTGGAGCGGGGCATCATGGCCGGGGTCGGCAGCCCACTCCTCTCTGTCCTGTCGGGTGTAGCGGAAACGGGTTTCAAGAAAAATCCGTTTGCCGGCCTCCACCTGGGCGGTATGTTCATGGGCCTCGAATTCGAAAAGCGGATGATTCGGCAGGGCCAGCACCTTGGCAACGGCAAGATACAGCTGCCGGAAGAAGGCATTGGACCGATTTTCATCCCCGGGAGGGAGTTCACTCACCAGCCGCCACAAGAGAGCCGATGATTTCAACCTCCAGCCGATGAGGTCCTGCCCGACACTGGCCGACTGCATATATCCGTACCGTTGAGCTGCTGACAGAAAGTCAATGAGAATTGTGGCGAATTCCTGCCCCTTCCAGCCGTTCACCTGTCCGGCAAATTCTGTTTTTCCCCAGAACGACGCCTGTTTGAGCAGTCGCACCAGGCGGGAACGCGGCCCGCCGCTGACCAGGTCTTCCCGAACTTTGCCACGGAATTCCGGCCGCTTACCGAATATGAGATATTTTGAAGTGGACAAGCGTTCGTCCTGGGCAAACGACCAACGTTCATTTAAATAACTGTAGGCGCTGTTCCGGGCCTTATCCTGATCATTGGGATCGAGATAGCGGGACTCCAGACAGAGGTTGCGGCGCAGTTCGGCGAATACAAAGCGGGCAAGCGCCTGACGGGCATCCGGCTGCAGGCGTTGCAGCACGGAATGGCTTTTGGCAAACAGGGATTCATTGGCGCAGAAATCCTCAAGCCCCTGGTAGTCGATATGCAAAAGTTTGAGCTGATCAAGATTAGGGTTATTGTATCGCCACCCCTTGCGCAGGTCTCGAACCAGCCGGTAGCCCAGGATATAGCGCAGGGCCCGCTGGGCCTCCTGCCGGGCAAGACCAACCAGTTGCGGGCTCTTGAGGTACTCTGCCAGTACTCCTTCTTCGTCACGGTCAAAGCCGAGTGCCTTGAATACCGCATCAGAAAGATTCTCTTCGGTAAGCTCACCGCTGTTTTGTTGCAGGGCGCCCACCAGCCCTGCGCGCAGAGTCAACAGAAAGACAAAATCGTTGAAATGCCCGGCCTGCAGTGCCGCATCCTGGCGGTTATCGGTGAAGCCCAGAAGCTTGCGGGGATCAGGAAGATCGGGCGGTAAATCCTGGGCCGCGAAGAGCTGTCGCAAGGCGCTCAAGGTGAGCATGGTGGTAGCCGAGGATCTACCCTCGCCGGAAAGGCTCGACAACCGGTTGACATCCCGGCCATAGGATTCATGCACGTATCCGCAGTTGAGACAAAAACGGAACTTGCCGGGGATAAACCAGAATCTATTCCCCTGCCCTTCATCTCCCCCGGCATCGACCCTTACCTCACAGGGAACCGCAGCCCTGTAATTGGGTTTAACCTTGGGTGAGGCGCCTGTGATATCCAGCCAATGCTCCGGAAGGTCTTCAAAAATGCCCCGGTATTGCTGGCCATCGCGATAAGGGGCGAGAAAGCCGAAGCCTTTGGCATCATCATCGCTGGCAATGTCATCGATTTCCCGGGAAGAATAGCGGCATGAGGCTCCATCCTGCCGCCAGACAGGATGGTACTCCTGGCCGCACTCACGGCAGAAATGGGCTGCGAAGAGCAGAATATGCTCTTGCTGGCGGCCAGGGGCAAAGCGTTGAGCATCCAGTGTCACAGGGCGAAGACCTTCGGGCTCCAAGGTCGTATATACTTTGCCGGGACCGCTGATAAACTGGTGCAGCTTGAAGGCGAAAGGGGGATGCCCCTGGGGGGATCGCAGATCAAGGGCGGCGACGAGAAAATTCTGCAATGCCTGTCGGGCTTCGTCTTTCTCAATGCCGGCCTGGTCAGCCAACCGTTGTGACGCTTCCGAAACGGTCAGCGGCTTGGCGCGATTGGGCCTTGAGAGGTCCGACATGTCGATTCCCAGATTCAGTTCCACCCAGACCGCCAGGGGATCGTGCCGAAAAGACTCAAAATCCGCCCAGTCAAATGAACCGCCCCGTATTCTGTCTGCAAGAATGGGTTTGATGCTAACAATATCAAGGCTTGGGTCCGTCACGCGTTCGAGAGTCTC is drawn from Desulfobulbaceae bacterium DB1 and contains these coding sequences:
- a CDS encoding DEAD/DEAH box helicase; translated protein: MQNVFKFRDRLIEEYSTFSRSFTRIAAQDLFEEVEKQYNAGRYWPEPLIQINPNYQRKESVQTLVEQGLLHPACAGIFQIGKSEDHPSPLNLYTHQLEAIAKAQDEKSYVVTTGTGSGKSLAFFIPIIDRILKARKDDAARRTRAIVIYPMNALANSQLEELNKFLHGYAEENKPFTVARYTGQERQTIRQQIAENPPDILLTNFMMLELILTRYEAIDRQVVEHCRGLEFLVLDELHTYRGRQGADVAMLVRRLRQRLDARKLICIGTSATMSSTGTGEDQQKTVAEVASKLFGTTITSHDVIGETLERVTDPSLDIVSIKPILADRIRGGSFDWADFESFRHDPLAVWVELNLGIDMSDLSRPNRAKPLTVSEASQRLADQAGIEKDEARQALQNFLVAALDLRSPQGHPPFAFKLHQFISGPGKVYTTLEPEGLRPVTLDAQRFAPGRQQEHILLFAAHFCRECGQEYHPVWRQDGASCRYSSREIDDIASDDDAKGFGFLAPYRDGQQYRGIFEDLPEHWLDITGASPKVKPNYRAAVPCEVRVDAGGDEGQGNRFWFIPGKFRFCLNCGYVHESYGRDVNRLSSLSGEGRSSATTMLTLSALRQLFAAQDLPPDLPDPRKLLGFTDNRQDAALQAGHFNDFVFLLTLRAGLVGALQQNSGELTEENLSDAVFKALGFDRDEEGVLAEYLKSPQLVGLARQEAQRALRYILGYRLVRDLRKGWRYNNPNLDQLKLLHIDYQGLEDFCANESLFAKSHSVLQRLQPDARQALARFVFAELRRNLCLESRYLDPNDQDKARNSAYSYLNERWSFAQDERLSTSKYLIFGKRPEFRGKVREDLVSGGPRSRLVRLLKQASFWGKTEFAGQVNGWKGQEFATILIDFLSAAQRYGYMQSASVGQDLIGWRLKSSALLWRLVSELPPGDENRSNAFFRQLYLAVAKVLALPNHPLFEFEAHEHTAQVEAGKRIFLETRFRYTRQDREEWAADPGHDAPLQRLPVLFCSPTMELGVDISALNTVYLRNVPPTPANYAQRSGRAGRSGQPALVITYCAAQSPHDQWFFRHAPHMVHGVVKPPTLDLANRDLVESHLHAVWLANVEHQLDTSIAPLLDLEKDEKPIRDELRACFADPAVQTRGLAHARQVIAEVENELSPEAAPWFNERYVEQVISQAADTFNRALDRWRNLFDATRKQMDLADAVVKSHAVKHGERENARRRYGDAARQYAMLLKSGNTQNSDFYTYRYLASQGFLPGYNFPRLPLMAWIPGRGGSSSGKEDEGNMVSRPRFLALSEFGPRSLIYHEGRTYRVIRAKLNVSAADHVTADTTLATVSARICAHCGHGHMGEESSPDPLNNVCDNCGTPLTDQGRINSLYRIETVETIPVERISVNDEERQRQGFELQTAYRFLPGPDGLIQKTEATVLLGDEQIATLTYAPAARIWRINRGWRRRRDKNQLGFYINPISGVWSKQENPEEEQSGEGLEDTMLNKVSPQRIVPFVEDHRNILILTPSRPLDANAMATLQAALKRGIEQSFQIEESEMMAEALPDADNRRAILFYEAAEGGAGVLTRLAGETRQLAEVAKNALRLMHFNVPDGGFSIDILPDAEERPDGGRICEAGCYQCLLSYFNQPDHEKINRQEPEALKLLVALANASVRPAGSKPEPAPTTPNDELASWLAALDDLRLRRPDDLHVQLNNGQGVADAQYKAVRALIFLHEPDPALLAYALDRGWRVLHFPPGAETWPALFAEYPDIFGQGE